Within the Bradyrhizobium cosmicum genome, the region ACGACCGGCAACTACGGCGGCACCGGTTCGGGCACCGGCGGGACCCAGTACAGCGGCACGATCGGCCTCAACGCGGCCGGCAACGGCCTCACCGGGTCCAGCGGCGGCAACGTCAACGGCACCGACGGCAACCTCTCGGGCGGCTCGCTCGGCGTCTACTACGCCTTCATCCAGTTCGCCGGCTTCACCCTGGGTAAGGCCGTGTCGCAGTTCGACGCGCCCTGGATCAACTATCCCGGCAACAACTTCGACCAGCTGGTCGGCGGCAGCGGCACCACCAACGGCGTCGTCCAGGCCACCTATACCGCTGACTTCGGTCAGGGCGTGACGGCGACGATCTCGGCGCAGGACCAGACGCAGGTCTTCCAGACCAACATCTGGAACACCGCGGGCATGTCCACCACCGGCGTTCTCGGCGGTGCCTATGGCTCCAACGATCTCGGCGGCACCCGCGCGCCCGACATCGTCGGTGCGGTTCGCGTCGACCAGGCCTGGGGCCTGTTCCAGGCGTCGGTTGCCGCGCATGACAACCATGTCGCCTATTACGGCGCGACCGAAGTCACGGGGCATCCGGAAGACAAGTGGGGCTGGGCCGTTCAGCTCGCTCTGCAGATCAAGAACATCCCGACCGGTGCCGGCGACGTGATCAACGTCTCGGGCGTCTACACCGAGGGCGCGAGCCGCTACAACTTCCAGGAGCTGGCTGCGACCAGCTACTCGATGTTCGGCAGCTCGAGCGGCGCGTATCAGAGCATCGGCTTTGCCGGCGTGTCTGACGCGGTGTTCGGCCCCGGCGGCAACCTCGAGCTGACCAAGACCTACGGCTTCCGTGGTGCCTACACCCACAACTGGAGCCCGTACTGGAACACGGCGCTCTACGGCGCGTGGGCCGCGGTCAACTACAGCGGTACGGCCAAGAACATGATCTGCGGCAGCGCCGCGTTCGCGACCCTGACCGGCACCTGCAACCCGGACTTCAACATCGGCCAGGTGGGCGTCATCACCCGCTGGACCCCGGTGAAGAACCTGACCTTCTCGGCTGACTTCACCTACAGCCACCTCGACCAGAAGTATTCCGGCGTGATCACGACCGGTGCACTGACGGGCGTCGCCAAGCCTGCGGCGACCTACGAGCTGAAGGATCAGGACACCTACAGCCTGCTGCTGCGCGCCCAGCGCAACTGGTAAGCCGAAGGTTCTTTCGGATCTGACCAGGCACCGGCGGGACACCGCCGGGGCCTTTTTCAGATGCGGCGTTCGTTCAGATGCGGCGTTCGGAAAATCCGGCAGGCGTTGCAGGCGGCGAAGACGAGCCATGCGAGTCCGATCGCCTGCAAACTTATTTACTTACCTGAGTTGATCAGCTATATATCTTGTCAGCCGATTACGAAAGTTGCGGCTCTTAGCTTGATGCTATGACCTCCAGAAACCTCCGGTAGTGCCCTGCCGGAGGTTTTTCTGTTTGCGGAAAGAATTCTTCAACCGCGCATCACGCGAACGCGGGAGTTCGGCCGATAGGCGAGGCGGCTGTGGCCGGCGCAGTAGGGCTGACTGTCGGGTGCGCTATTGCCGCAGAAGCAGAAATCCTCCGCGCCCGGTGTCGAGATCGGCCAGCGGCAGCGGTTCTCGGATAGCTCCAGCAGCGAGCAGCGATTGGCGTCGTCGATGGGACCTGCGACCACCGGCGCATCGGTCTCGCCGTAGATCGTGGCGAGCATCTGGTATTGCAGGCGCGGCACGGCGCGCAGGGCGCGCGCCGGCGCGGAGCCTCTGTCCTGAACCTTGCGGTCGTCGACGGTCCGGCCGCGCGTGAGGTTCAGCCGCGACAGCTTGCCGATCACGGCGTTGCGGCTGACGCCGATGTCGGCGGCGATCTCGCGGCAGGAGAGGCCGGCCTCGAAGTGCTGCTTCAAAAGCTCGATTCGTTCGTTGGTCCAGGTCGGTGAGAGAACAGGCATTGTAACGGTCCCAGGTTGCAGATGTCGGCCATCCGCCTTTGCGAGATCCGTCCGCCTCACGTCCGGCGCGCGCTCACGTCCTGCCGTTGTCGCGAATCGACAAAAGGCCGTCCTTGATGGCGAGACGGATGCCTTCCTCGATCAAGGTACGTGCGACGCCGGGAACGCTGGTGCCGTGGGTGCCCTGTCTCACCAACTTCTCCAGGTAGGTGATGGTCGAGAGCGCCAGGGTTACGGGAATGCGGTCAGTCTCGGCTTTTTCGGTGGCCATGGTCCGAACGCTAGCCTCATACTCAGGTACATAAAAGTAACGATTAAGACTCTATTTAGATTTGGGGGCAGAAGTCAAATACCGGCCCGGATCGACGCTCATCCCGTTGGAATCACCCATGAAATTAGACACGACGCGGCGCGCCGCCCGGGGGGCCGGGCGGCGGCGTGGCGTCGTCAGGTCAGGGAAGGCGGGCTGGCTCAGCCGTGCACGATCGCCTTTTCGATCATGCAATGGATGCCCTTGGAGCCGTTGACGGTCTGGGTCACCCGCAGATCGGCCGCGAGGCTGCACAGCGTGTAGGCGTCTTCGCGCGACAGGTTTCGCCTCTCGCCGAGCAGCACGATCATGTCGCGCAGCGCGCGCACCGCGCATTGGTCGAGGTCGGGATCCATGGCCATGGTCATGTAGTGCGTCGCCGTCTCGGCGCGGGGATAGTCGAAGCGCAGGTCCTTGCGCAGCGTCAGGCGGAAGCGGCCCTGGAGCGCGGTCTCGATCGCGGTGACGCAGACCTCGCCGTCGCCCTGTACGCCGTGGCCGTCGCCGCAGGAGAAGAGCGCGCCCGGGACGAACACCGGCAGGTACAGGGTCGCACCGGCGCCGAGCTCCTTGTTGTCGAGATTGCCGCCCATCGCGCGCGGAATGAGCGAGGAGATGCGGCCCCAGCCAGGGGGCGGCGACACGCCCATCACGCCGAAGAACGGCTTGAGCGGCAGGTCCAAACCCCACGGCATGCGGCCGACCATGCGCGTGCGGTCGAGCGGGATGTTGAGGATGCGCGTCTCGTGGAAATCGTCGGGCAGCGTGCCCGAGAGCGGCTTGATCATGTTCCAGCCCCAATCCTGCCGGAGCTGGACGTCGAGGATCTCGATCGCGAGCACGTCGCCGGGCTCGGCACCCTCGACCGCGATCGGGCCGGTGAGGATGTGGCCGGGCAGCATGCGCTCGTTCTTGGCATGAACCTCGTGCATCTCCGGCGGAATATGAAACCTGTTGCGGTCGGGCAGCATGTCCGGGCCGCCGCTGATGGTGTCGACCGTTACCTCGTCGCCGCTCTTGACGGTGAGGACGGGCTTGAGCGCGGCTTCGAAAAAGCCCCAATGGCAGGTCTCGGGGCTGGAATGCAGGTGGTGGTGGGTCATTTGCCGCGTCCAATCGGTTTCATCAGAACTCGTCATGAGAACCTGTTATGCCCGGGCTTGACCGGGCGATCGATCCTCTTTCAAAGGATTTCTGAAGATGGACCGGCCGGTCAAGCCCGGTACGATCATTCCAGCGAGGCGCCCCTGTATTTCGTTCTTTCCAAGACCCTTGGCAGTGCGCTGCTGCCGATCAATCTGCTGGTCGAGCTCGGAATCCTGTCGCTGCTGCTGATGCTGACGCGCTACGCGGCTCTCGGCCGCAAGCTGGCCGTGACCACGCTGGTCCTGCTGGCATTGTCCGCGTTCTCGCCCCTCGGAAATCTCCTGCTGTACCCGCTGGAGTCGCGCTTTCCTGCGTGGGACCCCTCGCGCGGCGCGCCGGACGGCATCATCGTGCTCGGCGGCTCCGTCGACACCGATCTGTCGGCGGCACATCGTACGCCGGTGGTCGCGTACGCGGCCGATCGCCTGCTCGCGCCGGCCGAGCTCGCGCGCCGCTATCCGAACGCGCGCATCGTCTTCACCGGAGGCTCGGCGAACCTGGTCTCGACGGATGCGAAGGAAGCCGACTACTCCGCACCGATCCTGGAAAACCTGGGCATCCCGAAGGAGCGGCTGATCCTCGAACGCGATTCCCGCAACACCTGGGAGAACGCGGTGTTCACGAAGCAATTGGTGACGCCGAAGCCGGGAGAGCGCTGGCTGCTCGTCACCTCGGCCTTCCACATGCCACGCTCGATGGGAATCTTCCGCAAGGCCGGATTTAACGTCGAGCCCTATCCCGTCGACTGGCGGATGGGAGGCCGCGACGAGCTCTTCACGTTCACCAATGCCGGCAAGGATGGTCTCGAAAAGACCGAGGTCGCCGTGCGCGAATGGATCGGTCTTCTGGTGTACCATCTGATGGGCCGGACCGACGAGTTGCTTCCCCGACCGGGCAAGGACTAGAACGAGAGCCGCATAACAAGAACACAGCACCGGCGCCCGACCGCCGGCGGGGAGGACGCCATGCAGCAGCAGAGTGCAGAGAAGATCGATCTCGCCGGCCTCGTCGCCGATCTCAACAGCCTGCTGCGGCTGAAGACGACGGTAACAGGCATGAAGCTGTTCGCGCGCGTCTCGGAGATGGAGGCGATCCCGAAGATCCGGCGGCCCAATGCGGTTCACACCACCGACCAGATCGTCAGCATGGCCTCGCGGCTCGGCTGGACAGTCGGTATCACCGGCGACGATCTCGTCGGTGCGCAGTGCCGCGCGGTGATCGGCCTCAGCCCCCAAGACGAAAAATGGCTCGCCGGCGAAAACTATGTCGGCGTCTGGCACGGCACGGCGGAAGACGCGCGCAAGCGCCAGGAGGCGCTCGATGTGGTTCCGTTCGGGCAGTATCAAGCGCTGGCGGTCAGTCCGCTCGCGAGCGGCCGGCTCGATCCGCCCGACATCTGCCTCGTCTATGCGACGCCGGGGCAGATGATCATCCTGATCAACGGGCTTCAATACACCGGCTACAAGAAGTTCGAATGGGGCGTGGTCGGCGAGACCGCCTGCGCGGATTCCTGGGGACGGGCCCTCAAATCCGGCGAGCCCAGCCTGTCCTTGCCATGCTATGCGGAACGGCGCTATGGCGGCGTGCCGGACGAGGAGATGCTGATGGCCTTGAAGCCGGAACATCTCGCCAAGGCGGTCGAGGGCATGAGGGCGCTCGCAAGGAACGGTCTGCGCTATCCGATCCCACCCTATGGTATTCAAAGCGACGTCCGTGCCGGCATGGGCGTGAGCTACGCGAAGAAGTAAAGGCCGATCATGAGCTCTGCGAAATTCGACATCGTCGTCTACGGTGCGACCGGTTTCACCGGCCAACTCGTCGCCGAATATCTCACTCAGCGTTACAAGGGCGACAACGCACTCAAATGGGCGATGGCAGGCCGCAGCCTCGGCAAGCTCAAATCGGTGCGCGATGCGGTCGGCGCTCCCGGGAATACGCCGCTGATCGTCGCGGATGCGTCGGACGCGGCCTCGCTGAAGGCGATGGCGGAACAGACGATGTCGGTGATCACCACCGTCGGCCCATACCAGCTCTATGGTGAGGAACTGCTGGCTGCCTGCGTCACCACCGGCACGGATTATTTCGATCTGTGCGGCGAGCCGATCTGGATGCGGCAGATGATCGACAAATACGAGGCGGAAGCCAAGGAGAGCGGCGCGCGCATCGTGTTCTCCTGCGGCTACGATTCCGTACCGTTCGAGCTCGGCACGTTCTTCGTGCAGGAAGAGGCCAAGCGGGTCTTCGGCGCGCCGGCCGCGCGCGTGAAAGGGCGCGTGCGCGACATGCGCGGCACGCTCTCCGGCGGCACCGCCGCGAGCGCGAAGGCGACTTTCGATGCCGTGGCCAAGGATCTCAGCCTCGTTGCGATCCTGAACGATCCGTTCGCGCTGACGCCCGGCTTCACCGGCCCGAAGCAGCCGAAGGGCAACAAGCCCTTCTTCGAGGAAGACCTGCAATCCTGGGCCGCGCCGTTCATGATGGCGCTGATCAACACCCGCAACGTCCACCGCTCCAACATGCTGATGGGCTTTCCCTACGGCCGCGAGTTCGTCTACGACGAAATGGTCCTGACCGGTCCGGGCGAGAAGGGCGAGGACAACGCCAGGCGCGTGATGGCCGCCAATGCGGGCAAGACCGGCCCGGACGCACCGAAGCCGGGCGAGGGGCCTTCGAAGGAAGAGCGCGAGAACGGCCGCTTCGATCTGCTCTACGTCGCGATCGCACCGGACGGCCGCATGGTCCGCGCCGGTGTCACCGGCGACCGCGATCCCGGCTACGGCTCGACCTCGAAGATGATCTCCGAGTGCGCGATGTGCATGCTGCGCGACGCGACGGACGTTCCGGCCGGCTTCTGGACACCAGGCGCGGCGATGCAGCACAAGCTGATCAAGCGGCTGGTGGAGAATGCGGGGCTGACGTTTGAGGTGGAAGCGTAAGGCGCTTTCTTCGCCTCGCCCCGCTTGCGGGGAAGGCCGACGCGCTCGGCAGCGCAATTGCGCGCCAGAGCGCGGCCGGTGAGGGGGACTCTCCGCGAGTCCACTATCGGAAGCAGCCCCTCTCCCCGTAAGAACGGAGGGAGAGAAAGAAATTACACCGCCCGCGCGTCATACGCGTACATGAACTCCATGCTCTTCGAGCCCAGCGGCAACAGCCATTTCAGCATCTGATTGCGGACCCAGGCGCCGGTGGCGCTGAACTCGCGCTTGCTGTTGCCGTTGCGGCGGGCGATGGCGACGATCTTTTCGGTGCGCGGGCGCCGCTCGGCTTCGAAGGCCTGGAAGGTGGCGCCGAGTTCCTGGCCCTGCTGCATCAGGCGGGCGAGCCGCATCGCATCCTCGAGCGCGAGCGAGGCGCCTTGACCGGCATGGGGGCTGGTCGCATGCGCGGCGTCGCCGATCAGCAGCGAACGCTTGCGCGACCAGGTCGGCAGGGTCGCGACGTCGAGCGTGTCGGTGACCACGATGTTCTCGGCGGCCTCGATGATGGCGGGGATCGGATCGTGCCAGCCGCGGTGGAAGCCGCGCAGATGCTGCTTCAGCGTCGCCCGGTCCAGCGCTCGGAACATCGCCGCGTCCATGCCGTGCGCGGGCTGCGTGCTCCACCACATCACGCCGTCGCTCGGATCCGGGCTGCAATAGCCGTAGCCGAAGAAGCCGCTCTGGCCGAACGTGGTCTCGACGTTCGGGCCGATCGGCCTGCCGTCGAGCACGGCATGCGGCACGAAGCCGCCGAATCCGATCAGGCCGGTGTTGAACGGTTGCGGCCCGTCCGGCACGACCTGGCGCCGCGTGATCGAGTGCACGCCGTCGGCACCGATCAGGAAGTCGCCCTCGGCGGTGGTGCCGTCGGCGAAGTAAGCGATGATCGGCTGGTCGCCGCGGTCCTCGATCTTGATCAGGCGTTTGTCGAAATACAGCGAGACGCACGCGCTCCAGGCCTTGTCGATCAGGATTTCGTTCAGCGTGGCGCGGCACACGTTGACCGCCGGCTGGCCGAAGCGCCGCGCCATGTCGCGGTTGATCGAGCCGAGCCGCTCGCCGCCTTGCGAATAGAAGTCGAAGGATTCCGCGATCGAGCCGCGGCCAATCACCTGGTCCGCAAGCCCGATCTCGTCCAGTACGTGCATGCCGTTCGGCGCGATCTGAAGGCCGCCGCCAGTTCCCTTGGCGTAGGGCCACGCTTCGTAGATCGCAGAGTCGATGCCGGCGCGGCGCAGCAAGATCGCGGTGACGGGCCCGGCGATGCCGGCGCCGATGATCAGGGCCTTGCGAGGACGGTAGGACATGGCTTGCTCCCGACGTTTCCGTGGTGCTAGGAGAAATTACGGTCGCTAAATCTCTTAGCGACTAAGATATATATCGCCTAAGATATGAGGCCGACCTTGTCAAGGACGAAGGCGCGCGCTGCGCTGTTGCAGGAGCTCGAGGAGGCGATGCGCCGGTCGTCGGCGCAGGGCGTGCTCTATGGCCAGACCGTTGCGAATGTTGCCGGAATTGCCAATTCCGACCTCGAATGCATGGACATTCTCTATCTCGAGGGCCGCGTCACCGCAGGCCGGCTGGCCGAGGTCACGGGGCTGACGACCGGTGCCATCACCGGGGTCGTCGACCGACTCGAGAAAGCGGGGCTGGTGCGCCGCGAGCGGGACGAGAAGGATCGCCGCAAGGTCTTCATCGCGGTCGTGCCGGAGCAGGCGATGAAGATCGGCCAGCTCTACGTGCCGATGCAGCAGGCGATGGAGAAGGTTTTTGGCGCCTATTCCGACGAGGAACTGCGCCTGCTGCTGCGTTTCGCGGCCGAGGGCTACAAAGGCGTGCTTGCGGCGACCGAAGCGCTCAAGGGATTGCTCGACACGCCGCCGGAGAAGCGGCCCGACCTCAAGCTGAAGAAGCTTCGTCGCTAGTCTTCCTGTAGGCCTGTGCGGCCGCGATCATGCCCCACATGGCGCCGAGCATCATCCAGAAATGCCGCCAGTGGTCGGTGTCGATCACGAAGCTTTCGCCGACGGTGCCGATGAAGGCGGAGAAGACGGCGAGATAGGCGCGCTGCCAGGGCACACGGACGAAGATGTGCCTGATGCCTGTGATCACGGTGGTGAAGACCAGCGCGGGATAGCAGACGCCGGAGATCCAGCCGCCGGACATGAAGGCGTTGAGGTAGGAGTTGTGGGTATCCTCGGGGAAGAAGCGGTGGAATTGCAGCGGGCCGATGCCGAACGGCAGGTCGAGCGCCATCTCCGCACCCAGGATGTGCCGGCCGAACCGCCCGAAGCGGCCTTCGTCGTAGCTCTGGTCGAAGCTCGCGCGCTGCTTGAACATCTCGGCGGTGGAATCGAACGACATCAGCACCGCAATCAGCGCGAGGCCCAGCACCGCGGCGACGATCGCCATGATGATGATGCGCGAACGCTGCGTGTTGGTACGGCTGGTCAGCACCATCAGCGCCAGCATGCATACGGAGGTCAGCACCAGCCCGCCCCAGGCCGCGCGGGAAAACGCGAGCAGGATCGCCAGCGACATGATGCCGAACGCGACGACATTGCGGAGCGCCTTGCCGAGCCTGTCTGAGACCACGCTCTGGAGCGCGAACAGCGCGGGCAGGATCAGGAAGGCGCCGAGCACGTTCGGGTCCTTGAACGTGCCGCGCGCGCGTCCGTAGAGCGTGAGGAGATCGTCGCCGCCTGGGACCAGGTGGAAGTAGCCGGCGACGGCCGCCAGCGAGGCGACCATCGCGCCGACCACGAGACCGCGGCGGAGCATGTCGAGCCGGGCCGTCGTGTCTTCGGACGTGACCATGGCGAAGAACACCACAGTCACGGCCATGTACCAGGACGTCGCGATCCAGCTCACCACCTCGGGCTGCTCGTACAGCGGGATCGCGCTGATGGTGTAGCCGACATTGAGCAGGATCAGCATCAGCACCAGCGGCATCAGCGCGAGCCGCAGGCGCAGACCGGTAGCAAAGAAGGTGACGGTGGCGAGCAGCGTCACGATCTCGTAGGGGCTCGGCTCGATGAAGACGATCGCGCCGGAAGCGCCGACCAGCCACACCAGCGCGCGCTGCAGGGCCAGCACGCCGGGCGCAGCGCGAACCGCTGCATTCATGTCCCCGGCTGTTGCCGCATACGCCATTATACGCTCACATGCTCACGCAACTTGTACGCGACAAACTCAGCTGTCATCGCCCGGCTTGACCGGGCGATCCAGTATCCGCGGCGCGCATTGGAGAAAGCGGTTGGCGCCGCGGCGTACTGGATGCCCCGGTCAAGCCGGGGCATGACGGAAACTCAATACGCGTTCTCGTTCTTGGTCAGCAGCGAGATTGGCGTCTTCAGGAGAATGACGAGGTCGAACAGCACCGACCAGTTTTCGATGTAATAGAGATCGAACTCGACGCGCTTCTGGATCTTCTCCTGATTGTCGATCTCGCCGCGCCAGCCGTTGATCTGGGCCCAGCCGGTGATACCGGGCTTGACGCGGTGGCGGGCAAAATAGCCGTCGACGGCTTCGTCGAACAGGCGGCTTTGCAGCTTGCCCTGCACCGCATGCGGGCGCGGGCCGACCAGGGAGAGATTGCCGAAGAATACCACGTTGAAGAGCTGCGGCAGCTCGTCAAGGCTTGTCTTGCGGATGAAACGGCCGACGCGGGTGACGCGCGGATCGTTCCTGGTCACGACCTTCGAAGCCGTCGGGTCAGCCTGATGGTGGTGCATCGAGCGGAACTTGTAGACGTCGATGCGCTCGTTGTTGAAGCCGAAGCGCTTCTGGCGGAACAGCACCGGGCCGGGACTGTCGAGCTTCACCGCCAGTGCCACCAGTGCCATCACCGGCAGGGCCGCGAGCAGCGCGATGCCGCCGACGATACGGTCGAACAGCCATTTCATCACCAGATCCCAGTCGGTGATCGGCGCCTCGAACACGTCGAGCGTCGGCACCTCGCCGAGATAGGAATAGGAGCGGGGACGGAAGCGCAGCTTGTTGGTGTGCGCGGACAGGCGGATGTCCACCGGCAGCACCCAGAGCTTCTTCAGCATCTCCAGGATGCGCGTCTCCGCGGAGATCGGCAGTGCGAACAGCACGAGATCGACACGGGTGCGGCGTGCGAATTCGACGATGTCGTCGACCTTGCCGAGCTTGCGCGCGCCGGCGCAGGTGTCGAGTGCGCGACTGTCGTTGCGGTCGTCGAACACGCCGAGCACGTGGATGTCGGAATCTTCCTGCGCCTTCAGAGCCTCGACCAGCTGCTCGCCGTTGCTGTCGGAGCCGACGATGATGGTGCGGCGGTCGAGCCGGCCCTGACGTGCCCAGCCTCGCACCAGCGAGCGCAGGATCAGGCGTTCGCAGATGAGTGCGGTGAGCCCAAGGACGTAGAACGCGGCAAGCCACAGCCGCGAGACTTCGGTGCCGAACTTGGCAAAGAAGGAAATGCCGATGAACAGCAGGAAGACGAATGACCAGGACGAGATCATCCGGGTCATCTGCCGGAGCTGTCCGCGGAACAACTGCACCTGATAGATGTCGGCGGCCTGGAAGCAGATTACGGCGGCGACCGCAACGGCGACGATCTGCGCAGGATAAGTCCAGCTGAAGCCGACGAGCGGCATGACATAGCCGGCATAGAGTGCGATGCCGACCAGGCTGAGCAGTGCGAAGTCGACCACGCGCACGAAGCCGGTGATCACGATCGGCGAATAGGCCCGGGCGACCTTCTGGTTGACGATTTCGAGCGCTGCGGGCGAGAGCCGGCGGCGGCGTTCGACGAAGGGTTGGTCAGCCGGTCTGGCTGCGGCGGTGGTCGCGGCATCCAGCATCGAGCGTGCGTTGAGCGGTTCCACGGGCGTCCCGTCCATTCCAAAAACCCGCGGGCCGCAACTTTGCGCCCCGGGCGAGCATCCCCAGGCCATCGATTATCGGACAAATCGGAAGATTCTCTAAAGCGGCCTTAAGAATGGTTAATGATTGGCAAATGCGTCGCGATAACCCGCGAGCACGCCCTCGACCATGGTCTGCTGGGAGAAATGGGCGGAGATGCGCTCCCGCAGGGAGGAGGCGCGCTGTGCGGTTCCTTTGGGATCGTCGAGTGCGGCCGCGATCGCTTCCGCCATGGCCTCGGCGTTACTCGCCGCGAACAGGGCCGGGCTTTCCGGTCCGAAGATTTCGGGGATGCCGCCGACGCGGGCGGCGATCATGGGAATGCCGGCAGCCCCGGCCTCGATCACGACATAGGGCATGGAATCGCCACGCGAGGGGACGACCAGCAGCCGCCCCTTGGAGAAGCCGTAGCGCGCCTTGACGTGGCCGATGAAACGGATGGCGCTCGAGAGGCCGAGCTTCTCGACCTGCGCCTTGAGCGCC harbors:
- a CDS encoding undecaprenyl-phosphate glucose phosphotransferase, which encodes MEPLNARSMLDAATTAAARPADQPFVERRRRLSPAALEIVNQKVARAYSPIVITGFVRVVDFALLSLVGIALYAGYVMPLVGFSWTYPAQIVAVAVAAVICFQAADIYQVQLFRGQLRQMTRMISSWSFVFLLFIGISFFAKFGTEVSRLWLAAFYVLGLTALICERLILRSLVRGWARQGRLDRRTIIVGSDSNGEQLVEALKAQEDSDIHVLGVFDDRNDSRALDTCAGARKLGKVDDIVEFARRTRVDLVLFALPISAETRILEMLKKLWVLPVDIRLSAHTNKLRFRPRSYSYLGEVPTLDVFEAPITDWDLVMKWLFDRIVGGIALLAALPVMALVALAVKLDSPGPVLFRQKRFGFNNERIDVYKFRSMHHHQADPTASKVVTRNDPRVTRVGRFIRKTSLDELPQLFNVVFFGNLSLVGPRPHAVQGKLQSRLFDEAVDGYFARHRVKPGITGWAQINGWRGEIDNQEKIQKRVEFDLYYIENWSVLFDLVILLKTPISLLTKNENAY
- a CDS encoding acetamidase/formamidase family protein, producing the protein MTHHHLHSSPETCHWGFFEAALKPVLTVKSGDEVTVDTISGGPDMLPDRNRFHIPPEMHEVHAKNERMLPGHILTGPIAVEGAEPGDVLAIEILDVQLRQDWGWNMIKPLSGTLPDDFHETRILNIPLDRTRMVGRMPWGLDLPLKPFFGVMGVSPPPGWGRISSLIPRAMGGNLDNKELGAGATLYLPVFVPGALFSCGDGHGVQGDGEVCVTAIETALQGRFRLTLRKDLRFDYPRAETATHYMTMAMDPDLDQCAVRALRDMIVLLGERRNLSREDAYTLCSLAADLRVTQTVNGSKGIHCMIEKAIVHG
- a CDS encoding GcrA family cell cycle regulator, with amino-acid sequence MPVLSPTWTNERIELLKQHFEAGLSCREIAADIGVSRNAVIGKLSRLNLTRGRTVDDRKVQDRGSAPARALRAVPRLQYQMLATIYGETDAPVVAGPIDDANRCSLLELSENRCRWPISTPGAEDFCFCGNSAPDSQPYCAGHSRLAYRPNSRVRVMRG
- a CDS encoding YdcF family protein; this encodes MYFVLSKTLGSALLPINLLVELGILSLLLMLTRYAALGRKLAVTTLVLLALSAFSPLGNLLLYPLESRFPAWDPSRGAPDGIIVLGGSVDTDLSAAHRTPVVAYAADRLLAPAELARRYPNARIVFTGGSANLVSTDAKEADYSAPILENLGIPKERLILERDSRNTWENAVFTKQLVTPKPGERWLLVTSAFHMPRSMGIFRKAGFNVEPYPVDWRMGGRDELFTFTNAGKDGLEKTEVAVREWIGLLVYHLMGRTDELLPRPGKD
- a CDS encoding porin, with the protein product MKVVKSLLLGTAAGLIAVGGAQAADLPVKAKAVEYVKICTLYGAGFYYIPGSDTCIKLGGYLRAEVALNAGGNYSAQYNGVFAANNRLTNYYSMRAREDLNIDTRTATEYGVVRTYFDAVFTWTTGNYGGTGSGTGGTQYSGTIGLNAAGNGLTGSSGGNVNGTDGNLSGGSLGVYYAFIQFAGFTLGKAVSQFDAPWINYPGNNFDQLVGGSGTTNGVVQATYTADFGQGVTATISAQDQTQVFQTNIWNTAGMSTTGVLGGAYGSNDLGGTRAPDIVGAVRVDQAWGLFQASVAAHDNHVAYYGATEVTGHPEDKWGWAVQLALQIKNIPTGAGDVINVSGVYTEGASRYNFQELAATSYSMFGSSSGAYQSIGFAGVSDAVFGPGGNLELTKTYGFRGAYTHNWSPYWNTALYGAWAAVNYSGTAKNMICGSAAFATLTGTCNPDFNIGQVGVITRWTPVKNLTFSADFTYSHLDQKYSGVITTGALTGVAKPAATYELKDQDTYSLLLRAQRNW
- a CDS encoding saccharopine dehydrogenase family protein, with protein sequence MSSAKFDIVVYGATGFTGQLVAEYLTQRYKGDNALKWAMAGRSLGKLKSVRDAVGAPGNTPLIVADASDAASLKAMAEQTMSVITTVGPYQLYGEELLAACVTTGTDYFDLCGEPIWMRQMIDKYEAEAKESGARIVFSCGYDSVPFELGTFFVQEEAKRVFGAPAARVKGRVRDMRGTLSGGTAASAKATFDAVAKDLSLVAILNDPFALTPGFTGPKQPKGNKPFFEEDLQSWAAPFMMALINTRNVHRSNMLMGFPYGREFVYDEMVLTGPGEKGEDNARRVMAANAGKTGPDAPKPGEGPSKEERENGRFDLLYVAIAPDGRMVRAGVTGDRDPGYGSTSKMISECAMCMLRDATDVPAGFWTPGAAMQHKLIKRLVENAGLTFEVEA
- a CDS encoding MarR family transcriptional regulator → MRRSSAQGVLYGQTVANVAGIANSDLECMDILYLEGRVTAGRLAEVTGLTTGAITGVVDRLEKAGLVRRERDEKDRRKVFIAVVPEQAMKIGQLYVPMQQAMEKVFGAYSDEELRLLLRFAAEGYKGVLAATEALKGLLDTPPEKRPDLKLKKLRR
- a CDS encoding FAD-dependent monooxygenase; the encoded protein is MSYRPRKALIIGAGIAGPVTAILLRRAGIDSAIYEAWPYAKGTGGGLQIAPNGMHVLDEIGLADQVIGRGSIAESFDFYSQGGERLGSINRDMARRFGQPAVNVCRATLNEILIDKAWSACVSLYFDKRLIKIEDRGDQPIIAYFADGTTAEGDFLIGADGVHSITRRQVVPDGPQPFNTGLIGFGGFVPHAVLDGRPIGPNVETTFGQSGFFGYGYCSPDPSDGVMWWSTQPAHGMDAAMFRALDRATLKQHLRGFHRGWHDPIPAIIEAAENIVVTDTLDVATLPTWSRKRSLLIGDAAHATSPHAGQGASLALEDAMRLARLMQQGQELGATFQAFEAERRPRTEKIVAIARRNGNSKREFSATGAWVRNQMLKWLLPLGSKSMEFMYAYDARAV
- a CDS encoding DUF169 domain-containing protein codes for the protein MQQQSAEKIDLAGLVADLNSLLRLKTTVTGMKLFARVSEMEAIPKIRRPNAVHTTDQIVSMASRLGWTVGITGDDLVGAQCRAVIGLSPQDEKWLAGENYVGVWHGTAEDARKRQEALDVVPFGQYQALAVSPLASGRLDPPDICLVYATPGQMIILINGLQYTGYKKFEWGVVGETACADSWGRALKSGEPSLSLPCYAERRYGGVPDEEMLMALKPEHLAKAVEGMRALARNGLRYPIPPYGIQSDVRAGMGVSYAKK
- a CDS encoding O-antigen ligase family protein, coding for MAYAATAGDMNAAVRAAPGVLALQRALVWLVGASGAIVFIEPSPYEIVTLLATVTFFATGLRLRLALMPLVLMLILLNVGYTISAIPLYEQPEVVSWIATSWYMAVTVVFFAMVTSEDTTARLDMLRRGLVVGAMVASLAAVAGYFHLVPGGDDLLTLYGRARGTFKDPNVLGAFLILPALFALQSVVSDRLGKALRNVVAFGIMSLAILLAFSRAAWGGLVLTSVCMLALMVLTSRTNTQRSRIIIMAIVAAVLGLALIAVLMSFDSTAEMFKQRASFDQSYDEGRFGRFGRHILGAEMALDLPFGIGPLQFHRFFPEDTHNSYLNAFMSGGWISGVCYPALVFTTVITGIRHIFVRVPWQRAYLAVFSAFIGTVGESFVIDTDHWRHFWMMLGAMWGMIAAAQAYRKTSDEASSA